A window of the Trichoderma asperellum chromosome 4, complete sequence genome harbors these coding sequences:
- a CDS encoding uncharacterized protein (EggNog:ENOG41) codes for MKTSDSASPPLAPAIAIMPTTDGPHHHLSVAAMTSPPSSAVQSQSQPKPRWNSKNLAWRIGADAWSAACAGALVAPIITIIDRSIMENASGRNSLSNSIRSSLRTLLLRPQSLLLSKPCALVFALYSGTYMTANSLDTLASTVSNRPAASITAGPSKFAASSAANVGLCVYKDQVFVRMFGPPGAVPRPVPLPSYVLFTLRDCLTIFASFNLPPLLAPWIDSRLSDTLRRHVSGLTTAQFIAPASVQLFSTPIHLLGLDMYNRPGGTFRQRWEVVRSNWLVSTAARMCRIIPAFGVGGVVNLKMRRHLMEKLE; via the exons ATGAAGACAAGCGACTCCGCGTCGCCGCCATTGGcccccgccatcgccatcatgccGACAACAGACGGCCCCCATCACCACCTCTCCGTCGCCGCAATGACGTCGCCGCCGTCCTCTGCCGTCCAGTCACAGTCGCAGCCGAAGCCGAGATGGAACTCCAAGAACCTCGCCTGGCGCATTGGAGCGGATGCCTGGAGCGCTGCATGCGCTGGCGCACTGGTGGCCCCAATCATAACCATCATTGACCG CTCCATCATGGAAAACGCCTCCGGCCGCAACTCCCTCTCAAACTCCATCCGCTCCTCTCTCCGCACCCTTCTCCTCCGCCCCCaatccctcctcctctccaagcCCTGCGCCCTCGTCTTCGCCCTCTACTCCGGCACCTACATGACCGCAAACTCCCTCGACACACTCGCCTCCACCGTCTCCAACCGGCCCGCCGCCAGCATCACCGCGGGGCCCTCCAAATTCGCCGCCTCGTCCGCCGCAAACGTCGGGCTCTGCGTCTACAAGGACCAAGTCTTTGTCCGCATGTTTGGCCCTCCCGGCGCCGTGCCGCGTCCCGTCCCGCTGCCCAGCTACGTGCTCTTCACGCTGCGCGACTGCCTGACCATCTTCGCCTCGTTCAACCTCCCGCCCTTGCTGGCGCCTTGGATCGATTCCCGTCTGTCCGACACGCTGCGCCGGCATGTCTCTGGCTTGACCACGGCGCAGTTCATCGCCCCGGCTTCGGTCCAGCTCTTCTCCACGCCGATACATCTGCTCGGTTTGGACATGTACAACCGCCCAGGAGGGACCTTTCGTCAGCGATGGGAAGTCGTGCGATCAAACTGGCTCGTTAGCACCGCAGCTCGAATGTGTCGCATCATCCCAGCGTTTGGTGTTGGCGGTGTTGTCAACTTGAAAATGAGACGGCATCTCATGGAAAAGCTCGAATAA
- a CDS encoding uncharacterized protein (EggNog:ENOG41), with amino-acid sequence MENASGRNSLSNSIRSSLRTLLLRPQSLLLSKPCALVFALYSGTYMTANSLDTLASTVSNRPAASITAGPSKFAASSAANVGLCVYKDQVFVRMFGPPGAVPRPVPLPSYVLFTLRDCLTIFASFNLPPLLAPWIDSRLSDTLRRHVSGLTTAQFIAPASVQLFSTPIHLLGLDMYNRPGGTFRQRWEVVRSNWLVSTAARMCRIIPAFGVGGVVNLKMRRHLMEKLE; translated from the coding sequence ATGGAAAACGCCTCCGGCCGCAACTCCCTCTCAAACTCCATCCGCTCCTCTCTCCGCACCCTTCTCCTCCGCCCCCaatccctcctcctctccaagcCCTGCGCCCTCGTCTTCGCCCTCTACTCCGGCACCTACATGACCGCAAACTCCCTCGACACACTCGCCTCCACCGTCTCCAACCGGCCCGCCGCCAGCATCACCGCGGGGCCCTCCAAATTCGCCGCCTCGTCCGCCGCAAACGTCGGGCTCTGCGTCTACAAGGACCAAGTCTTTGTCCGCATGTTTGGCCCTCCCGGCGCCGTGCCGCGTCCCGTCCCGCTGCCCAGCTACGTGCTCTTCACGCTGCGCGACTGCCTGACCATCTTCGCCTCGTTCAACCTCCCGCCCTTGCTGGCGCCTTGGATCGATTCCCGTCTGTCCGACACGCTGCGCCGGCATGTCTCTGGCTTGACCACGGCGCAGTTCATCGCCCCGGCTTCGGTCCAGCTCTTCTCCACGCCGATACATCTGCTCGGTTTGGACATGTACAACCGCCCAGGAGGGACCTTTCGTCAGCGATGGGAAGTCGTGCGATCAAACTGGCTCGTTAGCACCGCAGCTCGAATGTGTCGCATCATCCCAGCGTTTGGTGTTGGCGGTGTTGTCAACTTGAAAATGAGACGGCATCTCATGGAAAAGCTCGAATAA